Proteins from one Salmonella bongori NCTC 12419 genomic window:
- a CDS encoding YbjO family protein codes for MGFLKQSTSSHARLNVPTLVQVAAMAIILIRGLDVLMIMNTLGVRGMGEFIHRSVQTWSLTLVFLASLVLVFIEIYCAFSLVKGRSWARWVYLATQIIVSGYLWAASLGYGYPELFSIAGESKRDILHSLIMQKLPDLLILFLLFIPAPSRRFFRLQ; via the coding sequence TTGGGATTTTTAAAGCAATCAACGTCATCACATGCCCGCTTAAATGTGCCTACGCTGGTACAGGTTGCGGCTATGGCGATTATTTTGATTCGCGGCCTCGATGTGCTGATGATTATGAATACCCTCGGCGTTCGCGGGATGGGCGAGTTTATTCACCGCAGCGTGCAGACGTGGAGCTTAACGTTGGTTTTTCTGGCCAGTTTAGTTCTGGTCTTTATTGAAATTTATTGTGCGTTTTCGCTGGTTAAAGGACGTAGCTGGGCGCGTTGGGTCTATCTGGCGACGCAAATTATAGTCAGTGGATATCTGTGGGCGGCGTCACTGGGTTACGGATATCCCGAGTTGTTTAGCATCGCCGGGGAATCGAAACGTGACATCCTGCATTCACTGATTATGCAAAAACTCCCCGACCTTTTAATTCTGTTTTTGTTGTTTATTCCCGCTCCCAGCCGCCGGTTCTTCCGGCTGCAATAA
- the rlmC gene encoding 23S rRNA (uracil(747)-C(5))-methyltransferase RlmC: MQCALYDAGRCRSCQWITQPVNEQLSAKTTDLHRLLDGLPVEQWCAPVSGPAQGFRNKAKMVVSGSVEKPLFGMLHRDGTPVDLCGCPLYPASFAPVFSMLKPFIAKAGLTPYNVARKRGELKYLLLTESQFDGGMMLRFVLRSETKLTQLRAALPWLHEQLPQLRVITANIQPVHMAIMEGEREIYLTEQQALAERFNHVPLWIRPQSFFQTNPAVASRLYATARDWVRQLPVRHMWDLFCGVGGFGLHCATPQMQLTGIEIAPEAIACAKQSAADLGLTRLHFQALDSTRFAVEQGETPDLVLVNPPRRGIGKPLCDYLTKMAPRFIIYSSCNAQTMAQDVRHLPNYRIQRVQLFDMFPHTAHYEVLTLLCRSE, encoded by the coding sequence ATGCAGTGCGCACTTTATGACGCGGGTCGCTGCCGCTCCTGTCAATGGATTACGCAGCCAGTTAACGAGCAACTTTCCGCGAAAACAACCGATCTACATCGCTTGCTGGACGGGCTGCCTGTTGAACAGTGGTGCGCGCCGGTTAGCGGGCCGGCACAGGGGTTTCGCAACAAAGCGAAAATGGTGGTGAGCGGCAGTGTCGAAAAACCCTTATTCGGGATGCTACATCGCGACGGCACGCCCGTCGATCTTTGCGGCTGCCCACTATATCCCGCGTCCTTTGCTCCCGTGTTCAGTATGCTGAAGCCCTTTATCGCCAAAGCTGGGCTCACGCCTTATAACGTGGCGCGTAAACGTGGCGAACTCAAATACCTGCTGCTTACGGAAAGCCAGTTTGATGGCGGCATGATGCTACGCTTTGTGCTGCGTTCGGAAACTAAGCTCACGCAACTGCGTGCGGCGTTGCCGTGGTTGCATGAGCAACTGCCGCAGCTCAGGGTGATCACTGCGAATATTCAGCCGGTACATATGGCGATTATGGAAGGAGAGCGAGAAATTTATCTGACGGAACAGCAGGCGCTGGCGGAACGTTTTAACCATGTGCCGCTGTGGATCCGTCCGCAAAGTTTCTTTCAGACCAACCCTGCGGTTGCCAGCCGATTATATGCGACGGCGCGTGACTGGGTAAGGCAACTGCCGGTACGACATATGTGGGATCTTTTTTGCGGGGTGGGGGGATTCGGCCTGCACTGCGCCACGCCACAGATGCAATTAACCGGGATTGAGATTGCGCCGGAGGCGATCGCTTGTGCGAAGCAATCCGCTGCCGATCTGGGACTAACCCGCCTTCATTTTCAGGCACTGGACTCCACCCGGTTCGCTGTTGAGCAAGGCGAAACGCCCGATCTGGTGTTGGTCAATCCTCCCCGCCGCGGCATTGGCAAGCCGTTGTGCGACTATCTTACGAAAATGGCGCCGCGTTTTATCATCTACTCCAGCTGCAACGCACAAACGATGGCGCAGGATGTGCGTCATCTGCCGAATTACCGCATTCAACGCGTTCAGCTTTTCGATATGTTCCCGCATACCGCACATTATGAAGTTTTGACGTTATTGTGCCGGTCCGAATAG
- a CDS encoding PTS sugar transporter subunit IIC, which yields MEGVQTMFAKFIDVIQTFLTEPAILIGILVGIGYALDKKTPIKIITGMVSAMVGLMMVLFGGFQFSATFKPVAEAVSKAYGVHGYLMDSYAMKAATQIALGDNFGYVGYVFVLAFFTNLILVLFGRYTGAKGIFLTGNTGVSHSQAVLWLIVFWLGFGWVQSIVIAGILTGVFWAFSTTLIVKPIAKVTNNAGFTIAHNQMLGLWFFSKFAHKFGDPEKHDAENLKLPGWLAIFNHNVTAIAIVMTLFVGGFLLATGIDNVQLMAKGKPWYIYIINLGLQFSMYMVILLQGVRMMVGEINGSFKGWQDRFIPNAIPAVDVAALLPFSPNAATLGFVFCTFGTIFSMGILLLIHSPIMVLPGFVPLFFSGGPIGVLANRMGGYRSVIICTFLLGIIQTFGTVWAIPLTGLAKEGVGWTGIFDWATVWPAICELLKFIASTFHLGPYSI from the coding sequence ATGGAGGGCGTTCAGACGATGTTTGCCAAATTTATAGATGTTATTCAAACGTTTTTAACTGAACCTGCAATATTAATTGGGATATTAGTAGGTATTGGCTATGCGCTGGATAAAAAAACGCCTATAAAAATTATCACCGGCATGGTTAGCGCAATGGTCGGTTTGATGATGGTATTATTTGGCGGTTTTCAATTTTCAGCAACCTTTAAACCTGTCGCAGAGGCGGTGAGCAAGGCTTATGGCGTACATGGATATTTAATGGATTCATACGCAATGAAAGCCGCGACGCAAATAGCGCTGGGTGATAATTTCGGTTATGTAGGATACGTTTTTGTTCTGGCGTTTTTTACTAACCTGATATTGGTTTTATTCGGCCGTTATACTGGCGCAAAAGGTATATTTCTTACCGGGAATACCGGGGTATCGCATTCGCAGGCGGTGCTGTGGTTAATCGTTTTCTGGCTGGGGTTCGGCTGGGTTCAGTCAATTGTGATTGCCGGAATATTGACCGGGGTCTTCTGGGCTTTTTCAACCACGCTCATTGTCAAACCTATTGCCAAAGTGACTAATAACGCGGGTTTTACCATTGCGCATAATCAGATGCTTGGGCTGTGGTTTTTCTCAAAATTCGCGCATAAATTCGGCGATCCGGAAAAACATGATGCTGAAAACCTGAAGCTTCCCGGCTGGTTAGCCATTTTTAACCACAATGTCACGGCCATCGCCATTGTGATGACGCTCTTCGTCGGCGGATTTCTTCTGGCGACAGGGATTGATAACGTACAGTTAATGGCAAAGGGCAAGCCCTGGTATATCTACATCATCAATCTGGGTCTGCAATTCTCTATGTATATGGTCATCCTGCTACAGGGCGTGCGGATGATGGTAGGTGAAATTAATGGTTCGTTTAAAGGATGGCAGGACCGCTTTATTCCTAACGCCATACCGGCTGTAGATGTTGCCGCCTTATTACCTTTTTCGCCAAATGCGGCAACTCTGGGATTCGTCTTTTGTACCTTTGGCACCATTTTTTCAATGGGTATTCTGCTACTTATCCATAGTCCTATTATGGTGTTGCCTGGTTTTGTTCCGCTCTTTTTTTCCGGTGGCCCCATCGGCGTATTAGCCAACCGAATGGGAGGATATCGCTCCGTCATTATTTGTACTTTCTTGTTAGGGATTATTCAGACTTTCGGTACGGTATGGGCCATTCCTTTAACCGGGCTGGCAAAAGAAGGTGTGGGTTGGACAGGAATATTTGACTGGGCGACCGTATGGCCTGCGATTTGTGAGTTACTGAAATTTATTGCTTCAACGTTCCATCTTGGTCCTTACTCCATTTAA
- a CDS encoding PTS sugar transporter subunit IIB, whose product MKDSVNILFVCGYGVGSSVMLQTVVKKALAKYNFSFAMEHTAAGEVGGFTDWADIYAISKKLLDVVSLDPKHGQYLIPIENIMDGESIGKQIYDVVEKNFPHLLNK is encoded by the coding sequence ATGAAAGATTCTGTAAATATTCTCTTCGTATGCGGTTATGGTGTTGGTAGCAGCGTAATGTTACAGACTGTCGTTAAAAAAGCGCTAGCAAAATATAACTTCTCTTTTGCTATGGAGCATACAGCGGCAGGGGAAGTTGGCGGGTTTACCGACTGGGCAGATATTTATGCCATTTCAAAAAAATTGCTGGATGTCGTCAGCCTCGATCCTAAGCACGGCCAGTATCTCATTCCCATCGAAAATATTATGGATGGTGAATCAATCGGCAAACAGATTTACGATGTGGTAGAGAAAAATTTCCCGCACCTGCTCAACAAATGA
- a CDS encoding sulfatase — protein MKAIILLFDSLNKNYLPPYGDLVTKAPNFQRLAAHAATFDKSYVGSMPCMPARRELHTGRYNFLHREWGPLEPFDDSMPEILKKAGIYTHLISDHLHYWEDGGGNYHNRYSSWEVVRGQEGDHWKASVGEPPIPPVLRVPQKQTGGGVSGLWRHDWANREYIQQEADFPQTKVFDAGCDFIHKNHAEDNWLLQVETFDPHEPFYTTEEYLSLYDDDWQGPHYDWPRGKVSESEEAIAHIRCRYRALVSMCDRNLGRILDLMDEHDLWRDTMLIVGTDHGFLLGEHGWWAKNQMPYYNEVANNPLFIWDPRSAVCGARRQSLVQMIDWAPTLLDYFQQPIPADVQGQPLAKVISGDEPVREGALFGVFSGHVNVTDGRYVYMRAAQPGCEHDIANYTLMPIKMNARYDVDELGKLSLAPPFNFTKGLQVLRIPAREKYKGVNSFGHLLFDLRDDPQQQHPIRDEAIEARMINLLIRLMKENDAPAEQYRRLGLDVA, from the coding sequence ATGAAAGCAATTATTCTGCTGTTTGACAGTCTGAATAAAAATTATTTACCGCCCTACGGTGATTTGGTAACGAAAGCGCCGAATTTCCAACGTTTGGCGGCACATGCCGCCACTTTTGATAAGAGCTATGTTGGCAGTATGCCCTGTATGCCAGCCCGTCGGGAGTTGCACACCGGGCGTTATAATTTTCTGCACCGCGAGTGGGGCCCGCTTGAACCTTTCGATGACTCGATGCCAGAGATACTGAAAAAAGCGGGGATCTACACCCATCTCATCAGTGATCATTTGCATTACTGGGAGGATGGCGGCGGTAACTACCATAACCGCTATAGCTCCTGGGAAGTGGTACGCGGTCAGGAGGGCGATCACTGGAAGGCGAGCGTTGGCGAGCCGCCTATTCCACCGGTGCTTCGTGTTCCGCAAAAACAGACCGGAGGTGGCGTTTCGGGGTTGTGGCGTCACGACTGGGCAAATCGTGAATACATTCAGCAGGAGGCCGATTTTCCCCAGACAAAAGTTTTTGACGCCGGATGCGATTTTATCCATAAAAACCATGCCGAAGACAACTGGTTATTGCAGGTTGAGACGTTCGATCCGCATGAACCGTTTTATACCACCGAGGAATATTTATCGCTGTATGACGATGACTGGCAAGGCCCGCATTATGACTGGCCGCGCGGCAAAGTCAGTGAAAGCGAAGAGGCAATTGCACATATTCGCTGTCGCTATCGGGCTCTGGTTTCCATGTGCGACCGCAATCTGGGGCGCATCCTTGATCTTATGGATGAACACGATCTCTGGCGCGATACGATGCTGATTGTTGGTACCGATCACGGTTTTCTGTTGGGGGAGCACGGCTGGTGGGCTAAAAATCAGATGCCCTATTATAACGAGGTGGCGAATAACCCGCTGTTTATCTGGGACCCGCGCAGTGCAGTATGCGGAGCGCGGCGGCAGTCTCTGGTACAGATGATTGACTGGGCGCCAACGTTACTGGATTATTTTCAGCAACCTATTCCCGCGGACGTTCAGGGGCAACCGTTGGCGAAAGTGATTTCTGGTGATGAACCCGTCAGGGAAGGTGCGCTGTTTGGCGTGTTTAGCGGGCATGTTAATGTTACCGATGGGCGTTACGTTTATATGCGCGCCGCGCAGCCGGGGTGTGAGCATGATATTGCGAACTACACGTTAATGCCGATCAAGATGAATGCGCGTTATGACGTGGATGAACTGGGAAAATTATCTCTGGCGCCCCCGTTTAACTTCACCAAAGGTCTACAGGTATTACGTATTCCGGCCAGGGAAAAATATAAAGGTGTGAATAGTTTTGGTCATCTCTTGTTTGATCTCAGAGACGATCCGCAACAGCAACATCCCATTCGCGATGAGGCCATCGAAGCAAGGATGATCAACTTACTTATCCGCTTGATGAAAGAAAATGATGCTCCGGCGGAGCAGTATCGCCGTCTGGGTCTGGACGTTGCCTAA
- a CDS encoding aryl-sulfate sulfotransferase, translated as MNSDINVIINPYNQNQLCALISFQTTEPVKVSYIVRGKTSTTDFNWSASDYTESPEISVVGLYANYLNHIDITTRSLSGNTNNFTLEISTLGQDYGDTPLNLTVNILDQTLADNTLGQGWFVTSEWNGYDINGDLRITGLYPWMYGNLKVINHSLWSALASETYDPEKHAFAPHLYNVNLMGKVAQTLTAPEGFGFHHDITTDNNGNLYVLGSMLDNWSDTQKLECIIYKYAITSGELLWQRDYSNEFMHATVLDNTDTNDVHFNSLEYIPQTNQLMVNSRSTCTIIGLNIETGDPEWIIDNPEFPTLNADINLSVKNPDNFKYPNGEHAVFITNNDKYTAYQGENKFVISMFNNNSCADENGNELVRLIESEPAAYTAAELDSLPTIFAVDLNEKTVQRIDQFSFPGQRSELTSSVFETGENYCVYFGAEQSFFVFDTDNIRGVSIFAIDTGLGYRGRIFSYNELRSLI; from the coding sequence ATGAACAGTGATATCAATGTTATTATTAATCCCTATAATCAAAATCAATTATGTGCACTTATCAGCTTTCAAACTACCGAGCCTGTAAAAGTCAGCTATATTGTCAGAGGTAAAACCAGTACTACTGATTTTAACTGGTCAGCCTCAGATTATACCGAGAGTCCAGAAATAAGCGTTGTTGGGCTTTATGCAAATTATCTAAATCACATTGATATTACCACGCGCTCGCTTTCCGGTAACACTAATAATTTTACGTTAGAAATATCGACCCTGGGGCAAGATTATGGCGATACACCTTTAAATCTAACAGTCAATATTCTTGACCAAACACTGGCTGATAATACGTTAGGGCAAGGATGGTTCGTAACAAGTGAGTGGAACGGGTATGATATTAACGGCGATCTGCGTATTACTGGACTATATCCGTGGATGTACGGTAACCTAAAAGTCATTAATCACTCACTTTGGTCTGCGCTTGCCAGTGAAACCTACGATCCTGAAAAACACGCCTTTGCGCCGCACCTCTATAATGTTAATCTCATGGGTAAAGTTGCCCAAACGCTCACAGCACCAGAGGGCTTTGGCTTTCATCATGATATTACTACCGACAATAATGGCAATCTTTACGTTCTCGGTTCCATGTTAGATAACTGGTCTGATACTCAAAAACTGGAGTGTATTATTTATAAATACGCTATTACAAGCGGAGAACTGCTCTGGCAACGTGATTACTCGAACGAGTTCATGCATGCTACCGTACTTGATAATACCGATACCAATGACGTACATTTTAATAGTCTGGAGTACATCCCTCAAACCAATCAACTGATGGTTAATTCACGTTCAACCTGCACCATTATCGGCTTAAATATTGAGACTGGCGATCCAGAATGGATTATTGACAATCCAGAATTTCCGACATTAAATGCCGACATCAATTTAAGCGTAAAAAATCCTGATAATTTCAAATATCCTAATGGCGAACACGCAGTATTTATCACCAACAATGACAAATATACCGCTTATCAGGGGGAAAATAAATTTGTTATCTCTATGTTCAATAATAATTCATGTGCGGATGAAAATGGTAATGAGCTGGTCCGTCTCATTGAATCCGAACCGGCTGCCTATACGGCAGCTGAACTGGACTCGCTTCCGACCATTTTTGCCGTTGATCTGAATGAAAAAACGGTTCAGCGAATAGATCAGTTTAGCTTCCCTGGACAACGCAGCGAGCTTACCTCTTCTGTCTTCGAAACGGGAGAGAATTACTGCGTTTATTTTGGCGCTGAACAATCCTTTTTCGTTTTCGATACTGACAATATCCGTGGAGTGTCAATTTTTGCTATTGATACCGGTCTTGGCTATCGTGGTCGAATCTTTAGCTATAATGAACTACGTTCCCTTATTTAA
- the artJ gene encoding arginine ABC transporter substrate-binding protein ArtJ, with translation MKKLVLAALLASFATGSIAAEKISFGVSATYPPFESLDASNKIVGFDIDLATALCKQMQAECTFTNHAFDSLIPALKFRKYDAVISGMDITPERSKQVAFSNPYYANSALVIAKKDTYKTFADLKGKRIGMENGTTHQKYLQDKHPEVKTVAYDSYQNAIIDLKNGRIDGVFGDTAVVNEWLKTNPQLGAATEKVTDPQYFGTGLGIAVRPDNKALLEKLNNALTAIKADGTYQKISEQWFPQ, from the coding sequence ATGAAAAAGTTAGTTCTGGCCGCATTACTCGCCTCTTTCGCCACAGGCAGCATCGCCGCTGAAAAAATCAGTTTTGGCGTCTCCGCCACCTATCCACCGTTTGAATCACTGGATGCGAGCAATAAGATTGTAGGATTTGATATCGATCTGGCGACCGCATTATGCAAACAGATGCAGGCAGAATGTACTTTTACCAATCATGCTTTCGATAGTCTGATCCCTGCGCTGAAATTCAGAAAATATGACGCCGTCATTTCCGGGATGGACATTACTCCGGAGCGTAGCAAGCAGGTTGCCTTTAGTAACCCCTATTACGCTAACTCCGCGCTGGTCATTGCCAAAAAAGACACCTACAAAACGTTTGCCGATCTAAAAGGTAAGCGTATCGGTATGGAAAATGGCACCACCCATCAGAAGTACCTCCAGGATAAACATCCGGAAGTCAAAACGGTGGCCTACGACAGTTACCAGAATGCAATTATCGATCTAAAAAATGGCCGTATTGATGGTGTATTTGGCGATACGGCAGTAGTGAACGAGTGGCTGAAAACCAACCCGCAGCTTGGCGCCGCAACGGAAAAAGTTACCGATCCACAATATTTTGGCACTGGACTCGGCATTGCGGTGCGTCCGGATAATAAGGCCTTGCTGGAAAAACTGAACAATGCGCTGACGGCCATTAAAGCGGACGGTACTTATCAGAAAATCAGCGAACAGTGGTTCCCGCAGTAA
- the artM gene encoding arginine ABC transporter permease ArtM, translated as MLEYLPELLKGLHTSLTLTVASIAVALVLALIFTIILTLKTPVVVWLVRGYITLFTGTPLLVQIFLIYYGPGQFPTLQNYPVLWHLLSEPWLCALIALSLNSAAYTTQLFYGAIRAIPEGQWQSCGALGMSKKDTLAILLPYAFKRALSSYSNEVVLVFKSTSLAYTITLMEVMGYSQLLYGRTYDVMVFGAAGIIYLVVNGLLTLMMRMIERKALAFERRS; from the coding sequence ATGCTTGAGTATTTACCTGAACTGCTGAAAGGGCTGCACACCAGCCTGACGCTGACGGTCGCCTCTATTGCCGTCGCGCTGGTACTGGCTCTGATTTTTACCATCATTTTGACGCTGAAAACACCAGTCGTGGTGTGGCTGGTACGTGGTTATATCACGCTCTTTACCGGTACGCCGCTGCTGGTGCAAATTTTCCTGATCTATTACGGGCCAGGTCAATTCCCGACGCTGCAAAACTATCCGGTACTCTGGCATTTGCTGTCCGAACCGTGGCTGTGCGCGTTGATCGCACTGTCGCTAAACAGCGCTGCCTACACCACACAGCTCTTTTATGGCGCGATTCGTGCTATTCCGGAAGGCCAGTGGCAGTCCTGCGGCGCACTGGGGATGAGTAAAAAAGATACGCTGGCGATTTTGCTACCCTATGCGTTTAAACGCGCCCTCTCCTCTTACTCTAATGAGGTGGTACTGGTCTTCAAAAGTACCTCACTGGCTTATACCATCACGTTAATGGAAGTCATGGGCTACAGTCAGCTGCTCTATGGCCGCACCTACGACGTCATGGTATTTGGCGCAGCGGGGATAATTTACCTGGTCGTCAACGGCCTGTTGACGCTGATGATGCGTATGATTGAGCGTAAAGCCCTGGCGTTTGAACGGCGGAGCTAA
- the artQ gene encoding arginine ABC transporter permease ArtQ, protein MNEFFPLASAAGMTVGLAICALIIGLALAMFFAVWESVKWRPVAWMGSALVTILRGLPEILVVLFIYFGASQLLLTLSDGFIIHLGFAQIPVQMEIENFDVSPFLCGVMALSLLYAAYASQTLRGALKAVPSGQWESGQALGLSKTAIFFRLVMPQMWRHALPGLGNQWLVLLKDTALVSLISVNDLMLQTKSIATRTQEPFNWYIIAAAIYLVITLISQYILKRIDLRTTRFERRPD, encoded by the coding sequence ATGAACGAATTTTTTCCTTTAGCGAGCGCCGCCGGGATGACCGTCGGCCTTGCCATCTGCGCGCTGATTATTGGCCTCGCGTTAGCCATGTTTTTTGCCGTCTGGGAGTCCGTAAAGTGGCGTCCGGTTGCCTGGATGGGTTCAGCGCTGGTCACTATTCTGCGCGGTCTGCCGGAAATTCTGGTGGTGCTGTTTATCTATTTCGGCGCCTCGCAGCTTCTGCTTACGTTGTCTGACGGGTTTATCATTCATCTCGGTTTTGCGCAGATCCCGGTGCAAATGGAGATTGAAAACTTTGACGTCAGCCCCTTCCTGTGCGGCGTGATGGCATTGTCCCTGCTGTATGCGGCTTATGCATCGCAGACTCTGCGTGGCGCATTGAAAGCCGTGCCGTCTGGTCAGTGGGAATCGGGCCAGGCATTGGGATTATCGAAGACGGCAATTTTTTTCCGTCTGGTGATGCCACAGATGTGGCGTCACGCTCTGCCGGGGCTGGGCAATCAGTGGCTGGTCTTGCTAAAAGATACGGCGCTGGTCAGCCTTATCAGCGTTAACGATCTGATGTTACAGACCAAAAGCATCGCTACCCGTACTCAGGAGCCGTTTAACTGGTACATCATTGCGGCGGCGATTTATCTGGTCATTACGCTGATAAGTCAGTATATCCTCAAACGCATAGACCTGCGTACAACGCGTTTTGAGCGGAGGCCTGACTGA
- the artI gene encoding arginine ABC transporter substrate-binding protein ArtI — protein MKKVLIAALIAGVSLSATAAQTIRFATEASYPPFESMDANNKIVGFDVDLANALCKEIDATCTFTNQAFDSLIPSLKFRRFDAVMAGMDITPEREKQVLFTTPYYDNSALFVGQQGKFSSVDQLKGKKVGVQNGTTHQKFIMDKHPEITTVPYDSYQNAKLDLQNGRIDAVFGDTAVVTEWLKANPKLSPVGDKVTDKDYFGTGLGIAVRQGNTELQQKFNTALEKVKKDGTYETIYNKWFQK, from the coding sequence ATGAAAAAAGTTCTGATTGCCGCGCTAATTGCAGGCGTTAGCCTTTCCGCTACAGCAGCCCAGACCATTCGTTTTGCGACCGAAGCGTCTTATCCTCCGTTTGAATCAATGGACGCTAATAACAAAATTGTCGGCTTTGACGTCGACCTGGCCAACGCGCTATGTAAAGAGATTGACGCCACCTGCACCTTTACCAATCAGGCGTTCGACAGCCTTATTCCCAGCCTGAAATTCCGCCGCTTCGACGCCGTTATGGCGGGAATGGATATCACCCCGGAACGTGAAAAACAGGTATTGTTTACTACGCCTTATTATGACAACTCCGCACTGTTCGTTGGTCAGCAGGGCAAATTCTCCAGTGTGGACCAGTTGAAAGGCAAAAAAGTTGGCGTGCAGAACGGAACGACGCACCAGAAATTTATTATGGATAAACATCCGGAAATCACGACCGTACCGTACGACAGCTACCAGAACGCGAAGCTGGATCTGCAAAATGGTCGCATCGATGCCGTTTTCGGTGACACAGCGGTAGTCACCGAATGGCTGAAAGCGAATCCTAAGCTGTCACCGGTCGGCGATAAAGTCACCGATAAAGATTATTTCGGCACCGGTCTGGGTATTGCGGTACGCCAGGGCAACACGGAGTTGCAGCAGAAATTCAATACTGCGCTGGAAAAAGTGAAGAAAGATGGGACTTACGAGACCATCTATAACAAATGGTTCCAGAAGTAA
- the artP gene encoding arginine ABC transporter ATP-binding protein ArtP gives MSIQLNGINCFYGAHQALFDITLDCPEGETLVLLGPSGAGKSSLLRVLNLLEMPRSGTLSIAGNDFDFTKTPSDKAIRELRQNVGMVFQQYHLWPHLTVVQNLIEAPCRVLGLTKDQALARAEKLLERLRLKPYSDRYPLHLSGGQQQRVAIARALMMEPQVLLFDEPTAALDPEITAQIVSIIHELAETNITQVIVTHEVEVARKTASRVIYMENGHIVEHGDAGCFIHPQTEAFKNYLSH, from the coding sequence ATGAGTATTCAATTAAACGGCATTAATTGCTTTTACGGCGCCCATCAGGCGCTGTTCGATATCACGCTGGATTGCCCTGAAGGCGAAACGCTGGTGTTGCTTGGCCCAAGCGGGGCGGGTAAAAGCTCGCTGCTGCGTGTACTCAATTTGCTTGAGATGCCGCGCTCCGGCACGTTGTCCATCGCCGGGAATGATTTTGACTTTACGAAAACGCCGTCTGATAAGGCGATTCGTGAGCTGCGTCAAAATGTCGGCATGGTCTTTCAGCAATATCATCTTTGGCCACATCTCACTGTGGTGCAGAACCTCATTGAAGCTCCCTGCCGCGTACTGGGTCTGACAAAAGATCAGGCTCTGGCACGCGCAGAAAAGCTGCTGGAGCGTCTGCGTCTGAAGCCATACAGCGATCGTTATCCGTTGCACCTTTCCGGCGGTCAGCAGCAGCGCGTCGCGATTGCCCGCGCGCTGATGATGGAACCGCAAGTGTTGCTGTTTGATGAACCGACCGCCGCACTGGACCCGGAAATTACCGCCCAAATCGTCAGTATTATTCATGAGCTGGCGGAAACCAACATTACTCAGGTGATCGTTACGCATGAAGTCGAAGTGGCGCGTAAGACCGCCAGTCGTGTGATTTATATGGAAAATGGTCACATCGTCGAGCACGGTGACGCGGGTTGCTTTATCCACCCACAGACCGAAGCGTTCAAAAACTATCTCTCTCACTAA
- a CDS encoding lipoprotein, with protein sequence MRYSKFSLLIPCALLLSACTTVTPAYKDNGPRIGACVEGGPDSVAQQFYDYRIQNRSNDIAALRPFLSDNLAQLLTDASRDSEHRQLMSGDPFSSRATLPDSANVASASTIPNRDARNIPLRVALKQGDQTWQDEVLMIHEGPCWVVDDVRYLGGNVHAPAGTLRQSIENR encoded by the coding sequence ATGCGCTATTCTAAATTCTCTTTGCTCATCCCGTGCGCGCTTCTGCTTAGCGCTTGTACAACTGTCACTCCAGCCTACAAAGATAATGGCCCGCGTATCGGCGCGTGCGTGGAAGGCGGCCCGGACAGCGTGGCTCAACAATTCTATGACTACCGTATTCAGAATCGCAGTAATGATATCGCCGCGCTTCGCCCCTTTTTGAGTGACAATCTGGCACAATTATTGACCGATGCCAGCCGCGACTCGGAACACCGCCAGTTGATGAGCGGCGATCCGTTCTCAAGCCGCGCTACACTGCCGGATAGCGCTAACGTTGCCAGCGCCTCAACCATTCCGAACCGGGATGCACGCAACATTCCTCTGCGGGTAGCGTTAAAACAGGGTGATCAAACCTGGCAAGATGAAGTGCTTATGATTCATGAAGGCCCATGCTGGGTGGTTGACGACGTTCGTTATCTGGGTGGGAATGTCCATGCGCCTGCCGGTACGCTGCGCCAGTCGATAGAAAACCGTTAA